In Desulfofustis limnaeus, the genomic stretch CCGCTTCGTCGACCCGTGACAACGATTCATAAACCGCGCCGAGATTGACCAACTGGTTGGGGTCGCCTGGTGCTTGTCGCACCGCTTTCAGGCAGAAGCCAAGAGCATCGTCCGCTCGGCCGAGATCCCGGTAAACAAGGCCGACATTACTCAGCAGGTTGACGTTGTCGGGCAGAACGTCGAGGATGAGGAGGTATCTGTTCAGGGCTTCCTGGTATTTTCCCACCTGGTGCAATTGCACCGCTTCGGTAAAAACTGACTGCAAATCCATCGTCTCTTGTTATCAATCGGTTCGCGCATAAGGGGTTTTCACGGTAATCGGTCAAGTACGACAGTGTACGATATGCAAAGTGTGCAGTCAACCATAGGGCGCATAAGGAGCCGGGGATGCCTGTCGCAAGAAGGTGCATATCCCTTCGATCGAGCCCCATCCGACCGGGACGGGAGCTTACTTTCATATCGGCGCAAAGCGTGCTATCGTTGATCTACGACGCTGTTTTGAAAAGGATCGATCGAGCCCACACCTCATGCGAGAGGAACCGCTGATGCGTCGCTTTGGCCGTCTGAAACTGCTTTTTTATCTCAATTTGTTGATCGTCTTTCTGCTGGTCTTTTACAAGCTGTATCTCACCATGTTCGAAGCGGACTACGAAGGGGTTCACGCCGACCAGGTCGAACGAATCGAGTCGGCTCTGCAGGGCCGTTCCTCATACGCCTTCGCGGTAGTTGGCAACATCAACAATTCGGTGGGGTTGTTCGAGCGAAAGATTGTTCCGTTACTGAACCGAAGCGGCCTTGATTTTGTCGTTTCGGCAGGCAACGCCGTCAGTGGCGGCGGCGAGGATAAGTACCGGGCGCTGCACCGAACGCTGGAGCGCCTCCGTCTGCCTTACGTGTTGACCTATGGAAAAAACGAGCACAGCGCATTTGGCGGTTTCCGCTACTACGACCATTACGGCCCGTATGTCTTTGCCTTTTCCGCCGGCAACAGCCGCTTCATCTTTCTCGACAGTTCCGGCAAGACACCGTGGAAGTGGCAGCTGCGCTGGCTGGATGAAGAACTGGCGGTGGCTCCCCGGGAGCATGTCTTTCTCTTCGTCGGTCAGGCCGTACATCCGGTGGAACTCGGGGACGGCCTGCTTGGTTTGCGAGATGATTATCTGCTCGATGATGATTTCCGGCTGCCGCTCAGCAGATTGATCGAGCAGGCTGGCGTCGATGCGGTTTTCTCGGCCGATTTACCGCTCTTCTTCCGGCAGCGATTCGGCCAGACCAGCCATGTGGTGACCGGTGGGGCCGGGGGGCTGGTTTTCAACAACGAGCATAGCTACTATCACTATCTGGAGGTACGTGTTGCCGGAGGTGAGGTCTCCATTCGTCCGGTGCGTCTGGGTATCGGGCAAAACCGGTTTTTTCGCACCGTTGAGAGTGTGTGGTTGGTGGTCCACTCGATTTTTTATGTGGGGTACCTCAACTATCTGATCGTGCTTGGGTTGCTGTCGCTGACTGCCGTCTGGCTCTATTACGCCGTCTTTACCGAGCACAATTATTACCCGGATTTTGACCTTCCTACCGATCTGGCCCTGGAAAAACCGATTCGTGTGGCCATGTTCACCAATAATTTTCTACCCTACATCGGCGGGGTACCCATTTCCATCGATCGTTTACGGCGCAGCCTGCAGGCCCTCGGCCATCGGGTTCTGGTCTTCGCCCCGAGCTACGCTGGACAGCGCCAGGACCCGGAGGTGGTCAGACTGCCGCGTTTGCTGTCCCGTATAGGTGGCAAGGAGCTGGTCATGGCCAATATCTTTTCGCTGCGGCTGTTTCGCCAGTTCCGGCTGTTTCAACCGGACGTGCTGCATATCCACCACCCCTTCTGGATGGGATCCATGGGGCGTTTCCTGGGGAGGCGCTTCGGGGTGCCGGTGGTCTATACCTACCACACCCGTTTTGAACACTACTCGTATGCCGTGCCGCTGCCCGAGCTCTTTTTTAAAAATTATCTGGCCCACAAACTGGTGCGACGGATCGGCAATCGCTGTGACGCAGTGGTTGTGCCCACCGAAGGGGCGGAACACTACCTGCGGATGATTGGGGTGAAGAGCACCGTCTTCGTGATCCCGACCGGGATCGAATGCGATCTCTACCGGCAGATCCCCGAAGCGGACCTGGACGCCCTGCGGCGACGCTACGATCTCGGTGCGGCGCGGATTTTGCTGAGCGTCTCCCGACTGAGTAGGGAAAAGAATATCGACTTCATGCTGGAGGGAGTACGTGAGCTCGTTCGTCGGTGTAAGACCCCGTTTCGCTTGTTGATTGTCGGTGACGGCCCGGAACGGAACCGCCTGGAGCAGAAGATCGCCCAGTTGCAGTTGCAAACGCTTGTTCTGTTGACCGGAGCGGTTTCGCCCGACCAGATCGCCGCCTATTATCGATTGGCCGATATCTTCGTTTTTGCGTCTCGCACCGAGACGCAGGGGATGGTCGTCCTGGAGGCGATGGCGAGCGGATTACCGGTGGTGGCCGTGCGCGCCAGCGGCATCGACGATTTTGTGAAAAACGGTGTCAACGGGTTCAAGACCGGTTTGCGCCATGACCAGTGGGCTGAACGTATTGCCGAGATACTGGGTGACCAGCAGCTCTATCGGCGTCTGTCGGAACAGGCCGAGACCATGGCCGGTGACCATGACGTCGCGCGGTTCGGTGAAAAAATGACGAGGGTCTACGCCCATGTGCTCGCCCAGCGTCAGGCTGCTGAACCGTGAACACGCATTCTCCCGATTGGTTAGACAGAAACGTCCAGTCGGCGGCAGCCGGGACCGGAAATCCGACTTCTTCCGCCGGTCATCGGACTTACCTGGATCCGGGTGGAGATCCGCTCCCGGAGAGGTTGCACGTGAGAAATGATGCCGATCACCTTACCTTCCTGCTGCAGGCTGGTCAGGGTGTCCAGCGCGGTGTCGAGTGCTTCTTCATCGAGTGTCCCGAATCCTTCATCGAGAAACAGAGAATCGACCCGTACGTTCCTGCTGGCCATGTGCGATAGGCCGAGGGCCAGTGCCAGACTGACGATGAAGCTCTCGCCGCCGGAGAGGTTTTTGGTGGAGCGAATTTCGCCCGCCTGGTAGGTGTCGAGTACTTTGAGCTCCAGTGGCTGGTCATCGGTACGGATGAGCAGGTAGCGGTCGCTCATGGTTTGCAGCTGTCGATTGGCCTGGTCGACCATGATGGCAAAGGTCAGGCCTTGCGCAAAATTCCTGAATTTCTTGCCGTCGGCCGAGCCGATCAACTGGTGTAACTGATCCCAGCGTGCCCATTCCCGCTGTTGCGCCTCTACCGCACGCGCTTGATCCTGCTGTCGGCGCTTGCGCTCCTCGTTTTCCGCAAGCTGGTGACGCAGGCCGCCGATTTCGCGCTGCAGTTCTTTCTGTCGTTCGACCAGTGCAGCCTGGCGTTGCTGGAGTTCCGTCAGCGGTTCCACGGCCAGTTCCTTGTGTTGCAGGCGGTGCAGGAGCTCGGCCTTTTCCCGTTGCTGGGCGAGAAGCCCGCTGTTTTCCTCGGTGAGCCGTTGGGCCTGGGCGGCCAGTTTTATCCGCTCCTGTTCGGGGAGACAGACTGAGCGATACGCCTCTTCGTCGCGAAAACCGGATTCTTGCAGCTGCGTCAGAAAGGTGACGGTTGCCGTCTCCAGATGGTTACCGCGAGTTCTAAGCGCTTGCTCCAGATCGCTAATTCTGCCCTGAAGACGAGTCAGATCCTGTTGTGCCGCTTCCCACTGGACTCGTGTCCGATCCCATTCCTGCTCTGCTGCTTCGATCGTTGCGGCGAGCCGCGCCTCCTCCTCGTCCGGGTTTTTGCACCCGAAAAGCCTGGTTCGCTCTGCGTCGAGTTCTCGTTTTTGCCGGTTCAATTCGGTGAGCCGATCCCGGAGGTTACCAAGCTCTTTTTCCCGGCGCTCAATCTGCTCAGCCTGGTGGGCGGTGGTCAGCTGGAGCGCTGACAGTTCTTTGGTGAGTCGATCCTGCTCCTGTTGCCGGGTGACCCATTGGTCACGGCGGTCGGTTAAAAGCCGCAGCGTTTCTTCCAACGTGTCGAGATCGAGGGTCTCGACCGCAAAAGGCCGCAATCTTTCCGCCAGCGCAGAACGATCCTGTTCCAGCCGTGACCGGAATTCGTCGGCCTCTTTCTCCTGTTGTTTCAGTAGTTCATCGGTCGATTCTACCGCGTGGGCGGCAGCCTGGCATGCTTTCTCCGCCTGGAAGCGCGACTCCTTGGCCAGATCGAGTTGGTCACGCACCACCGTTAGGCTCTGCTCGGTATGGACCGCCGCTTCCAGTATGGTGGTGGCGGAGGTCAGGCGTTGGTTGTTTTCTTCGCCAAGCGCGTCGAGAAATTGTTGCCGATCGGCCCCGACAACCATCGGGGGAACAGCCACCGCCAGTTCCTGTGCTGCGTGATGGAGGAATTTCTCGGCGGTGCTGATCGTCTCGTCGCATGCTGCCAGGTCGGTGGCGGTTTGTTGGCGATCTCTCTCCAAGTGGGCCAACTCGACTCGCAGTGCGGAAATCTCGGCCACTAAGGTCTTCAAGTCGGCACGAACGGCTGCCAGGCGCGCCGTGGTCTGATCAGGAACAGGAATGGCACCGCGCGCATAGGGATGTTCGGTGGCGCCGCACAGGGGGCAGGGGGTGCCGTTCTCGAGACGGCCGCGCAGCGTTTCCAGATCCGCTATGGCGGTCAGCAGGGTGAGCTGCGTTTCCAGCAGTCCCATTTCCTTTTCCAGCGACTCCTGCCGCTCAACCCGGCTGGTAAGGCGGTCTTGTCGTTTGGTTAAGTCTGCCTGCAGGCTCGCATGACGTTCGGTGAGTCCGACACGGCGCGACCGTGCGTCGTTGACGGCCCGGGCCGCTTCCTGGGCCCGGCCAATCATCTCCTGACGATGGCGCAAATTGGCGGTCAACTGCCGCCACCCCTCCAGATTTCGATCGGCAAGCGTCTTCTTCAGCTCGGTCTGTTGGGTCGTCACCTGGGCCAGCAGGTGGTCGACTGTTTGCTGCCGCTGTTTCTGCAGCTTCTGTTGCTCATCCAAGGCGCGACGAGCCTTGGCTAAACGCTGTTCGGTTTGTTTGCTATCGTCTGCTTGTCTACTCATCCGGGCCTGCAGCTGTTGCAGGTTTTCCAGACGGCTGGCGATCCCGGCAAGCTGCTCGACCAGTTCACCGTCCATCCGGGACGCCTCCAGTTTCTGCTGGACGGCTATCAGGGCCGTTTGCCTGGCGGCGAGTTCTCGGCTGCCATGCGCCTGCGCGGTTTTCAGAGCGTCGCGGTCGGAGTCGGCTCGAGTGATGGTGTCTTCGGTCTCCTTGATGACGGAGTTCCGGGCTGCCATGGTCCAATCAAGATCACGGACCTGACGGATGATCGGCACCATGGCTTGCTGCTCGGCTTTGCCGGTTTGCAGTCGTTCGGCGGCTACCTTCATCGCCTGCTCTGCTCGCTGGGTTCGCTTGATCCTTTCGGGCAGGGAGGAGCGGCAGCCCGACAGCGCTTGCCGGTCGGCTTCCTGTTCCTGGCGCATGGCGGAAAGAGTGGCGGCACTGCCGTTGTGCTCAAGGGCACGGGTGGCGGCATCGAGCCGGGCACGTTGCGGAGCAAAGGCTGTCAGGCGATCCTGCAGCTGTGCACGGGCCTGTTCTATCAGGCGCAACTCCTCGGTAAGCCGTGCGATGTCCAGTCTCCAGGTGATGGCCTGGTTCGTCTGCTCGATCTGATCGGCCAGGTATTGATCCTGGCCGTTGCGTTCCTCCAGCCACTGACGGACCTGTTTTTCCTCAGCTTCTGCTAAAATCGGCAGGCCGGCAAGCTCCATTTGTAAAATCTGTAACCGTTTTTTCTCTTCAGCCTGGCGCTCGTGCACGCGGATGGACAGATGGCTGTAGAGTTCCGTACCGGTGATCTGCTCCAACAGGGGTGCCCGTTCGTCGGGGGACGCCTGGAGAAAAGCGGCGAACCCGCCCTGAGCCAGCAGCATGGAGCGGGTAAAGCGGTCGAAGTCCATGCCGGTGGCCGCCTCGATCTGTTCGGCGACCTCCTTGCTCTTTGTTTCATAGATGGTACCGGTATCGGCGTCGGCCAGTTCATGTCTGGCAGCCTGCAGCTCACCTTCCGGTCTTTTTCGAGCCCGGTGCTGACTCCAGTGGCAGCGGAAGCGACCCGACTGGGTCTCGAAGGTCACCTCGGCAAAGCATTCCCCGGTCCGCCGCGACATGATCTCGTTGCTGCTTTTGGTAATCTTGCCCAACCGGGGAGTCCGGCCATAGAGCGCGAGGCAGATGGCGTCTAGGATGGTCGTCTTGCCGGCTCCGGTCGGTCCGACAATGGCGAAAATGGTGTCGGACAGAAAGGCCGGGTGAGTCAGGTCGACCTCCCATTCGCCGACCAAGGAATTGAGGTTCTTGAACCGTACGTGCAGGATGCGCATGGCCGCTAGTCCGCCCGCTTGTCTTCTTCAACGAGAGACAACAGAATCTCCCGGTAGGCGTCAATCAGGTCCGGTCGCCGATCTTCTTCGATCCCGTGGGCGTCGAGGCACCGTTCGAAGACCTCCATCGCGTCCAGGTCGTCGAGCGTCTCCGTGTGGTGGCTGGGATGCAGAACTTGTTCGACGATTCGCTGGTTTTTGATCCGCAGAATATCCAGAGCCGTGCCGGCACAGAGGGTATCGATCCGTTCCCGCAGGTGTCCGGCAAGGTCGGCACCGTCGTAGATGACCTCGACCCAGACGGGGGCACCGCTTTGCGCAAGCCGCATAAGGTGTCCCTCGATGGTCGGCCAGTCGCCTCGTACCTGTTCGAGCTTCTGGAAAACGGGGATTTCGAGCAGCTCCACAGTGGCCGCTCGGCCGTTAAAATCAACCTGGCAGACGCTCTTGCGCTGGCCTGTTTCACCGAAGCCAATGGCCAGCGGGGAACCGCTGTAACGTCGGTTGTTGGAGCCGTTCACCATCTGCGGGACATGGAGGTGGCCGAGGGCCAGATAGTCGATGGCAGTTGAAAAGATATCGGCACAGACATGGGCCAAGGACCCGACGTACAGCTCTCGCACCCCGTCGCCGGTAACGGTTTGCCCACCGGCGGTGAACAGATGGCCGAGCGCGACGATGGGGATGGCTCTGCCCAGCTCGGTTCGTTTCCGTGTCGCGGCGGTGCTGACCGTTTGGTAGTGCTCGCGAATACCATCGAGCAGTTTCTGCTGCTTGTCGGCAACACTTTCCCCGGCTTCAACCGTGCGCATATCCCGATCCCGCAGGTAGGGAACGGCGCAGACGATCATCGCCGGTGATCCGTTCCGGCCGGAGAGGACGAAGATCTCGTCTTCGGGCTGGGTGGCGGCGGTGCCGACCACGTGCACATTCATGGTTTTGAGCAACTCCCGGGGAGCGTTAAGAAATGAAGGGGAGTCATGGTTGCCGGCGATAACCACCACATGGCGGCAAACGGCAGCAGCCCGGCAGAGGAAACGGTAATAGAGTTCCTGGGCCCGATTGCTCGGAGCAGTACTATCAAAGATATCACCGGCTATCACCAGTACATCGACATTTTGGCGGTGCAGGGTGACAATCAGCCAGTCGAGAAAGGCATCATGTTCATGGTACCGTTTTCTGCCGTAAAGGGTACGACCCAGGTGCCAATCGGAGGTATGAATAAGACGCATCCGTGTTCTTCTCGTGCAGGTGGTCCCTATGGCCTTGTCTCGGCCGACGCCGGTGATTTCTTCGTACTGTATTGACAAGGGCGGTGAATGTAAACGCTTTCCAGCGAAGATGAGGGAAAAGCAGTTCGTTCGGCCGCCGTGATCAGCACGGCCGTGGTCAACGGGCCAACGCCATGACGGTCAGATAGCGCAGTGATTTGCCCAGACCGACAAGGATCAGAAACAGCCACAAACGAACCCGCATGACGCCGGCGACCAGAGTCAGCACGTCACCGCCGAGCGGCAGCCAGGCGAAAAGCAGCGACCAGACCCCGTAACGCTGGAACCAATGCTGGGCTTTGTCGATCTGCTCAGTGGTGAAATAAAACCAGGGACGCTCCCGGAAATGCAGGAGATAACGGCCCAATCCCCAGTTGACGGCACTCCCCACGGTGTTGCCGAGGGTGGCTGCCAGCAGCAGCGGCCCTGCCGGGCTGTCGCCTTGGAGCAGGGCGTAGAGCATGACCTCCGAAGAGATGGGCAGGATCGTCGCGGCAAGCAGTGAGGTGGTAAAGAGGGCGAGGTAAACGGACATGGCCGTCCTTTACCAGCGGGCAGTTGGAAGCGGTTCGATCACCGGTGTTGCCCCCCGGTGTCGGTGTCATGGTGCAGCGACCCGCGAAACCAGGAAAAATAGACTCCGGTCAGGCAGAGTATGGCGGATATGAGATAAACGGTGTGGACGCTGCGCAGAAACAAGTGGTAATTGGCCGGCACGATGGCCTGCCGGCCGATGACCAGGGCCAGTACCACGGTGGCCATGGCCATGCTGAACATCTGACCGATCAGGCGCATGGTCGCCACCGTTCCCGAGGCCAGGCCGTAGTGGCGCTTCTCCACGGCACCCATGATGGCGCTCATGTTCGGTGAGCTGAACAGGGCGAATCCGGTACCCAGCAGGGTCAGGTTGGCGACGATCAGGGGCAGCGGGGTGTCCGGCTCCAACCGCGTGAACAGCGACACCCCGACCACCGTGATGGTCATACCGGCGGTGGCCAGTAACCGTGGTTCCACACGGTCAGACAGCCGGCCGGCCAGCGGCGACAGCAGGGCCATCATCACCGGCTGTGCCATCAGCACCAGTCCGGCTGCATGCGGGGTGAGGCCTTTGAGATACTGCAGATAGAGGCTGAGCAGAAAGGTGACGGCAAAGGTTGCCGAATAGTTGAGCAATGCCGCCAGGCTGGAAAAAGCGAACGTCTTGTTGTCGGCAAAAAGTGAAACATTGAAGACCGGATAGCGGGCCTGGCGCTGGTGAAGGACAAACAGCACCAGCAGCAGGGTGCCGATGACCAGCAGCAAGATGCCCACCGGCGCGGGCAGCCTGGTTGCCCCGTAGACCAGGGCGGTGATGGCGACACCGTAAAGGAGGCAGGCGGGGGTATCCAGGCGCTGTCCCGGCTCACCGCGCCATTCCCCATGCAGATAACGAAGGGTCAGCAGGGTCAGAAACAGACCGAGCGGCAGCATCAGCAGAAAGATGCTGCGCCAGCCGAAATGGTGGGTGAGCAGGCCGCCGGCAAAGGGGCCCACCGAGAGGCCGACGTAGACTGCCGCCACATAGATACCGATGACCCGGCCGCGCCGATGCGGTGGAAAGATCGAAGTGAGGATGGCCATGCCGGTGGTGATGAACATCGCGGCCCCGAAACCCTGCAAGACTCGCAATCCGATGAGCAGCGCGGCGGAGCCGGCAAAGGCGGCCCCGGTCGAGGCGATGGTGTAGACCACCAGGCCGAGGGTGAACACCTTTTTGCGGCCGTGGATGTCTGCCACTTTGCCTGCCGGGATGAGGCCGACGGCAACGGCCAGCAGGTAGGCGGTGGCGATCCAGCTCAACTGCACGGCATCCATCTGCAGATCGGCCTGAATGGCCGGCAGAGCAACGTTTACTGAAGAGATGATAAACGGTCCGACGAAGGAGGTCAGGGTGGCAACGATCA encodes the following:
- a CDS encoding glycosyltransferase, whose protein sequence is MREEPLMRRFGRLKLLFYLNLLIVFLLVFYKLYLTMFEADYEGVHADQVERIESALQGRSSYAFAVVGNINNSVGLFERKIVPLLNRSGLDFVVSAGNAVSGGGEDKYRALHRTLERLRLPYVLTYGKNEHSAFGGFRYYDHYGPYVFAFSAGNSRFIFLDSSGKTPWKWQLRWLDEELAVAPREHVFLFVGQAVHPVELGDGLLGLRDDYLLDDDFRLPLSRLIEQAGVDAVFSADLPLFFRQRFGQTSHVVTGGAGGLVFNNEHSYYHYLEVRVAGGEVSIRPVRLGIGQNRFFRTVESVWLVVHSIFYVGYLNYLIVLGLLSLTAVWLYYAVFTEHNYYPDFDLPTDLALEKPIRVAMFTNNFLPYIGGVPISIDRLRRSLQALGHRVLVFAPSYAGQRQDPEVVRLPRLLSRIGGKELVMANIFSLRLFRQFRLFQPDVLHIHHPFWMGSMGRFLGRRFGVPVVYTYHTRFEHYSYAVPLPELFFKNYLAHKLVRRIGNRCDAVVVPTEGAEHYLRMIGVKSTVFVIPTGIECDLYRQIPEADLDALRRRYDLGAARILLSVSRLSREKNIDFMLEGVRELVRRCKTPFRLLIVGDGPERNRLEQKIAQLQLQTLVLLTGAVSPDQIAAYYRLADIFVFASRTETQGMVVLEAMASGLPVVAVRASGIDDFVKNGVNGFKTGLRHDQWAERIAEILGDQQLYRRLSEQAETMAGDHDVARFGEKMTRVYAHVLAQRQAAEP
- a CDS encoding AAA family ATPase, which produces MRILHVRFKNLNSLVGEWEVDLTHPAFLSDTIFAIVGPTGAGKTTILDAICLALYGRTPRLGKITKSSNEIMSRRTGECFAEVTFETQSGRFRCHWSQHRARKRPEGELQAARHELADADTGTIYETKSKEVAEQIEAATGMDFDRFTRSMLLAQGGFAAFLQASPDERAPLLEQITGTELYSHLSIRVHERQAEEKKRLQILQMELAGLPILAEAEEKQVRQWLEERNGQDQYLADQIEQTNQAITWRLDIARLTEELRLIEQARAQLQDRLTAFAPQRARLDAATRALEHNGSAATLSAMRQEQEADRQALSGCRSSLPERIKRTQRAEQAMKVAAERLQTGKAEQQAMVPIIRQVRDLDWTMAARNSVIKETEDTITRADSDRDALKTAQAHGSRELAARQTALIAVQQKLEASRMDGELVEQLAGIASRLENLQQLQARMSRQADDSKQTEQRLAKARRALDEQQKLQKQRQQTVDHLLAQVTTQQTELKKTLADRNLEGWRQLTANLRHRQEMIGRAQEAARAVNDARSRRVGLTERHASLQADLTKRQDRLTSRVERQESLEKEMGLLETQLTLLTAIADLETLRGRLENGTPCPLCGATEHPYARGAIPVPDQTTARLAAVRADLKTLVAEISALRVELAHLERDRQQTATDLAACDETISTAEKFLHHAAQELAVAVPPMVVGADRQQFLDALGEENNQRLTSATTILEAAVHTEQSLTVVRDQLDLAKESRFQAEKACQAAAHAVESTDELLKQQEKEADEFRSRLEQDRSALAERLRPFAVETLDLDTLEETLRLLTDRRDQWVTRQQEQDRLTKELSALQLTTAHQAEQIERREKELGNLRDRLTELNRQKRELDAERTRLFGCKNPDEEEARLAATIEAAEQEWDRTRVQWEAAQQDLTRLQGRISDLEQALRTRGNHLETATVTFLTQLQESGFRDEEAYRSVCLPEQERIKLAAQAQRLTEENSGLLAQQREKAELLHRLQHKELAVEPLTELQQRQAALVERQKELQREIGGLRHQLAENEERKRRQQDQARAVEAQQREWARWDQLHQLIGSADGKKFRNFAQGLTFAIMVDQANRQLQTMSDRYLLIRTDDQPLELKVLDTYQAGEIRSTKNLSGGESFIVSLALALGLSHMASRNVRVDSLFLDEGFGTLDEEALDTALDTLTSLQQEGKVIGIISHVQPLRERISTRIQVSPMTGGRSRISGPGCRRLDVSV
- a CDS encoding exonuclease SbcCD subunit D C-terminal domain-containing protein — encoded protein: MRLIHTSDWHLGRTLYGRKRYHEHDAFLDWLIVTLHRQNVDVLVIAGDIFDSTAPSNRAQELYYRFLCRAAAVCRHVVVIAGNHDSPSFLNAPRELLKTMNVHVVGTAATQPEDEIFVLSGRNGSPAMIVCAVPYLRDRDMRTVEAGESVADKQQKLLDGIREHYQTVSTAATRKRTELGRAIPIVALGHLFTAGGQTVTGDGVRELYVGSLAHVCADIFSTAIDYLALGHLHVPQMVNGSNNRRYSGSPLAIGFGETGQRKSVCQVDFNGRAATVELLEIPVFQKLEQVRGDWPTIEGHLMRLAQSGAPVWVEVIYDGADLAGHLRERIDTLCAGTALDILRIKNQRIVEQVLHPSHHTETLDDLDAMEVFERCLDAHGIEEDRRPDLIDAYREILLSLVEEDKRAD
- a CDS encoding YqaA family protein produces the protein MSVYLALFTTSLLAATILPISSEVMLYALLQGDSPAGPLLLAATLGNTVGSAVNWGLGRYLLHFRERPWFYFTTEQIDKAQHWFQRYGVWSLLFAWLPLGGDVLTLVAGVMRVRLWLFLILVGLGKSLRYLTVMALAR
- a CDS encoding MFS transporter encodes the protein MKQTPSLPDAATLERSALIVATLTSFVGPFIISSVNVALPAIQADLQMDAVQLSWIATAYLLAVAVGLIPAGKVADIHGRKKVFTLGLVVYTIASTGAAFAGSAALLIGLRVLQGFGAAMFITTGMAILTSIFPPHRRGRVIGIYVAAVYVGLSVGPFAGGLLTHHFGWRSIFLLMLPLGLFLTLLTLRYLHGEWRGEPGQRLDTPACLLYGVAITALVYGATRLPAPVGILLLVIGTLLLVLFVLHQRQARYPVFNVSLFADNKTFAFSSLAALLNYSATFAVTFLLSLYLQYLKGLTPHAAGLVLMAQPVMMALLSPLAGRLSDRVEPRLLATAGMTITVVGVSLFTRLEPDTPLPLIVANLTLLGTGFALFSSPNMSAIMGAVEKRHYGLASGTVATMRLIGQMFSMAMATVVLALVIGRQAIVPANYHLFLRSVHTVYLISAILCLTGVYFSWFRGSLHHDTDTGGQHR